One genomic window of Magnolia sinica isolate HGM2019 chromosome 3, MsV1, whole genome shotgun sequence includes the following:
- the LOC131240385 gene encoding PH, RCC1 and FYVE domains-containing protein 1-like isoform X4, protein MADHLEREVEQGLIALKKGTQLIKYSRKGKPKFCPFRISTDETALIWYSRGEERTLKLSSVSRIIPGQRTAVFKRYLRPEKDYLSFSLLYNNGERSLDLICKDEAEAEVWIASLKALISTGQHKRSKTNGHFDDGGNFIQDGCPSSVKLEVPLSIVCSSNANSFIDCFSREPSQNLVRSDVGSDCANMQPRTSNTGDGRLSVSSAAPSYSSQGSGPDDCESLGDVYVWGEVCCFASLADGIANPLCSKTDVLLPKPLESNVVLDVHQIACGVRHAALVTRQGEVFTWGDESGGRLGHGIEMDRVRPQLVESLAVSNMEYVACGEYHTCAISVAGDLFSWGDGTYNAGLLGHGTNVSHWIPKRLCGPLEGFQVLSVACGTWHSALATSNGKLFTFGDGTFGVLGHGDRESCWYPREVQSLSGLKTIKVACGVWHTAAIVEVTGQYGGNIMSRKLFTWGDGDKNRLGHGDKKAQLVPTCVSSLFDYNFHQLACGHSITVALTTSGHVFTMGSTIYGQLGNPRSDGKVPCLVQDKLVGELVEEISCGAYHIAALTSRSEVFTWGHGANGRLGHGDVEDRKMPTLVEALKDRHVKSISCGSNFTAIICIHKWVSGADQSLCSGCRQAFGFTRKRHNCYNCGLVHCHACSSRKVLKAALAPTSGKPYRVCDSCFAKLKASEAGASSAVNNKIVAPHRIIDTKERLERGEIRSSRILLSPNTEPVKYLEEKSIKQGPKTDSLSLLRVAQVPSLSQLKDIAFPTSLSVLQNALKPIVTSAPQPAVSSSSASPYSMRLSPPRSATPVYSKSIIDSLKKTNELLNQEVLKLQAHVKTLRHKCEFQDDELQKAEKKATVAASFMAEESSRNSVVKELLKSLVGQFEWYMTIA, encoded by the exons ATGGCAGATCATCTCGAGCGTGAGGTCGAGCAA GGACTTATTGCTTTGAAGAAGGGTACTCAGTTAATCAAGTATAGTCGGAAAGGGAAGCCTAAGTTTTGTCCTTTCAGAATTTCTACC GATGAAACAGCACTGATTTGGTATTCACGTGGAGAGGAAAGGACTTTGAAGTTATCTTCTGTCTCACGTATTATCCCAGGACAGAGAACT GCCGTTTTTAAGAGATATTTACGCCCTGAAAAGGACTATTTGTCATTTTCTCTTCTCTATAACAATGGCGAACGATCTCTTGATCTG ATTTGCAAAGACGAAGCTGAGGCAGAGGTGTGGATTGCAAGCCTTAAGGCACTGATTTCTACTGGCCAACATAAACGTTCTAAGACTAATGGTCATTTTGAT GATGGTGGGAACTTCATTCAAGATGGTTGTCCTTCCAGTGTAAAACTAGAGGTTCCTTTAAGTATAGTTTGTAGTTCTAACGCGAATTCCTTCATTGATTGTTTTTCTCGGGAACCTTCTCAGAATTTGGTGAGGTCAGATGTGGGGTCGGACTGTGCAAATATGCAACCAAGAACAAGCAACACAGGAGATGGCCGTCTTAGTGTTTCAAGTGCTGCCCCTAGCTATTCTAGTCAAGGATCTGGACCTGATGACTGTGAATCTTTAGGTGATGTTTATGTCTGGGGAGAGGTTTGTTGTTTTGCGAGTTTAGCTGATGGAATTGCAAATCCTCTCTGTTCAAAAACTGATGTGCTACTTCCTAAGCCCTTAGAATCAAACGTGGTTTTAGATGTTCATCAGATTGCTTGTGGTGTTAGGCATGCTGCCCTAGTGACGAGGCAAGGTGAGGTATTTACTTGGGGTGATGAGTCTGGAGGACGTCTTGGCCATGGAATAGAAATGGATCGTGTCCGACCCCAACTTGTCGAATCTTTGGCAGTTAGTAACATGGAGTATGTTGCATGTGGTGAGTATCACACATGTGCTATATCAGTGGCTGGTGACCTATTTTCTTGGGGAGATGGTACCTATAATGCCGGACTTCTTGGTCATGGAACCAATGTTAGCCACTGGATACCTAAAAGATTATGTGGTCCTTTAGAAGGATTTCAAGTGCTGTCTGTTGCATGCGGTACATGGCATTCGGCCTTAGCAACTTCGAACGGGAAATTGTTTACATTCGGCGATGGGACATTTGGTGTTTTGGGCCATGGTGATCGAGAAAGCTGTTGGTACCCAAGAGAAGTTCAATCCTTGAGCGGACTAAAGACCATTAAGGTTGCCTGCGGAGTGTGGCATACGGCTGCAATTGTAGAGGTTACAGGACAGTATGGTGGAAACATTATGTCTAGAAAATTGTTCACATGGGGTGATGGTGATAAAAACCGTTTGGGTCATGGGGACAAGAAAGCACAGTTGGTTCCCACTTGCGTCTCGTCACTTTTCGACTACAACTTCCACCAGCTGGCCTGTGGACATAGTATTACTGTTGCCCTCACTACATCAGGGCATGTTTTTACAATGGGAAGTACCATTTATGGCCAGCTGGGAAATCCACGTTCTGATGGTAAGGTACCTTGCTTAGTACAAGATAAATTGGTGggtgaattagttgaagaaatcTCCTGTGGTGCATACCACATTGCCGCCCTGACCTCAAGAAGCGAAGTATTCACATGGGGGCATGGTGCCAATGGAAGACTGGGACATGGGGACGTCGAAGATCGGAAAATGCCTACTCTTGTTGAAGCTTTAAAAGACAGGCATGTTAAAAGCATATCTTGCGGCTCAAATTTCACTGCTATTATATGCATTCACAAGTGGGTTTCTGGCGCAGACCAGTCACTCTGCTCGGGGTGTCGACAGGCGTTTGGATTTACTCGGAAAAGGCACAATTGCTATAATTGTGGACTTGTTCATTGCCATGCTTGCAGTTCCAGAAAAGTTCTTAAAGCTGCATTAGCTCCTACTTCAGGCAAACCATACCGCGTATGTGATTCTTGCTTTGCAAAGCTTAAAGCATCGGAAGCTGGTGCTTCATCGGCTGTCAATAACAAGATTGTAGCCCCCCACCGCATTATTGACACCAAGGAGAGGTTGGAAAGGGGAGAAATAAGGTCTTCGAGGATTTTGTTATCTCCTAACACAGAACCCGTAAAGTATCTTGAAGAGAAATCGATCAAGCAAGGGCCTAAAACTGACTCGCTTTCCCTATTGCGAGTGGCCCAAGTTCCATCACTGTCACAGCTAAAAGATATTGCTTTTCCAACTTCCTTGAGTGTACTTCAAAATGCTTTGAAACCAATCGTTACGTCGGCGCCGCAACCAGCAGTCAGTTCGAGTTCTGCATCACCCTACTCTATGAGGCTAAGCCCTCCTCGCTCTGCAACTCCTGTATATTCTAAAAGCATCATTGACAGCCTCAAGAAGACAAACGAACTTCTAAACCAAGAAGTCCTGAAGTTGCAGGCCCAT GTTAAAACTCTGAGACACAAGTGTGAATTTCAAGATGATGAGCTGCAGAAAGCAGAAAAGAAAGCTACAGTAGCTGCTTCATTCATGGCTGAGGAGTCATCTAGGAATTCTGTTGTGAAGGAACTTCTCAAGTCTCTAGTGGGCCAG